The genomic segment CTAAGAGATTTTGAGGGCCAATATTGATGAAGTCCAATTGGATCCCATTTCTTTTAGAATTACTTTTCATATTTGCAAAATGCGTATTTCAGTTGAGGTAATCGAAACATCGATAAAAGAgctctcagttttttttttttttaatagtttagtGTTAATGCATTTCTGTCTACACTTCTGATAACTCATTAACTTGACTAACCATGGGTTCCAGAGATCCATGCATTACATAGAAAAAGAAGGTCAAAAACAGATTGCAAAGCTTGCATGCATGGAAGATCTGGGCAGCTTCGATCCATGCATGGAATCTTTCCTGACCAGCCATATTACTCTCGCGGTCTTAGGAATTTAGATCTGGGCAGCGACAGTACTGTGGATGCTATTATGGCGAGgacaaataaaatatgttccttttcttttctcatgtCTCCCTAGCTAGGTTGTATACCATTCTCGTGACCAGATTTgagttcattttttaaatttctcattttatatttCCGTGATTGCAActtgaatttcattatttattcaattatttatttggctattttaattttatttcatgagAAACAAGCTAGTCAAATTAATTTAGGTTATCTTGagttaaattaagttgttttgcttttttttatgcgGTTATTTCtggtatgatttttttaaaaatttttttatctgaatcTGTAAGTTAACTGAATTAatctgagttaatttttttttttgatatgtttttttgaaaattatcttCTATTTATTTTCGTGACTTTGCATTAGATTATGGGGCATAGAACTTTACATTTCGAACTCTGAGCTGATTGGTCTGATACTAAAATTAACTATCAACTACCACAAAGAGACGGAAAAAAAAGCATGGAAAGTCAACTAGAAAATATTCGATCCAGATTTATTACCTCCAATTTTCCCGGCTGCATGCATGCATATGGTTCACGTCTAAGGATTTTTAAAAGCCAACTGGTGCTTATTCTCCACCtatagagcgtgtttggcagtgtggttactggtgcttttcaaataacttttcgtgccaaaatacatgtcaacgatgttttttcattttttaaaaattatttttgacatcagcacatcaaaacgatccaaaacgtacaaaccatattaaattttagtaaaaaaaaaaaacaaaaaattttcaaattttttgggaacgcggccgcagccgcgttcccaaacggtccctAAACGCCTGACCAGCCACTTCTGTATTTCGTACCACCGCCTCTCACATTCTTTCTTAAACCTCGATCACGGTCCTTATAGTATCTCTAAAACATTCTACAGTTTTAGATATATGGCTTCAGGAGCACTAGCCTCCAATGCCCTTCTCCTCTCCCTCTACATCTTATTTTTGGCTTTGCTGAGCTCCGCTGAGTATTGCCCACCATCACCACCCAAGGTCAAGTCACCTCCACCACCCAAGGTcaagccaccaccaccaccacccaaGGTCAagccacctccaccaccacccaaGGTCAAGCCTCCACCACCCAAGGTCAAGTCACCTCCACCACCCAAGGTcaagccaccaccaccaccacccaaGGTCAagccacctccaccaccaccaaagGTCAAGCCTCCACCACCCAAGGTCAAGCCACCTCCACCACCCAAGGTCAAGccacctcctccaccaccacccaaGGTcaagccaccaccaccaccacccaaGGTCAagccacctccaccaccacccaaGGTCAAGCCACCACCTCCACGACCCAAGGTCAAGCCACCTCCACCACCCAAGGTcaagccaccaccaccaccacccaaGGTCAagccacctccaccaccacccaaGGTCAAGCCTCCACCACCCAAGGTcaagccaccaccaccaccgccacCAATGGTCatgtcaccaccaccaccaattgTCAAGTCACCACCGCCACCAATGGTCatgtcaccaccaccaccaattgTCAAGTCACCGCCACCACCAATGGCCAAGTCGCCACCACCAATGGCCAAgtccccaccaccaccaccaattgacaattcaccaccaccaccacctccatcaCTACCAAAAGGCACTTGCCCTAGAGATACCTCGAAGTTGCAAGCATGCGCAAATGTGCTGAATTTGTTGAAAATCTTTGttggtgaaaaagaaaaggccaaaTGCTGCAGCCTCATTGATGGTCTTGTTGATCTTGATGCTGCTGTTTGCCTTTGCACTCGAATCAAAGTTGATCTGTTGGGCCTTATTAAGTTAGATGTTCCTGTTGCCGTGGAGTTGTTGCTCAACGAATGCGACAGGAAGGTCGCGGAAGATTTCAAGTGTCCGCCCTCCTAAGTCCTTCAGTTTAATAAATTGCCGCGTATAATTTAGCTTTCCTTGCTATCCATCCCCACCTCATTTTATTGTTCTTTGGACTTTAGCAAGGCTTTTGCTGGCTCGTGCCTTAAACATTGTTATATCAATAAACGTACGCTGTAATCTGCGATTAGTGTAGTGACTAGCTTGAAAGGctccttttccctttcttccTATATAGCTAGCAGCTCGTAATCTATTTCTATTATGCTGCAATAATACCAAGTTTGATTTATGTATGTTCTCGcgcttttttttcttacttcgATTTTCAAACTTGTAgaattaacaatatatataatattatgtaTTCCTGTTATGTTGTTAATTTCCAAGGATCTTAATTGGTTGAGAATAATTGGTGGCAcagtaaatatataaattctagAATGAAAACAATTAGCTCTTgtttgatgatgaaattaaggaagataaattgataaatttattagtTTGCTTTTACACTTTCTTGACAAGGCAAAGAGAGGAATTCTGCTCTTATAGACggaggcatatatatatatatatatatatatatatatatatatatatatatccccacTTTTCCCGCGTTATATTAGAATACAATAAGCACAGTAGTAGCATCTTCGAATTCCAAAAACACAAGCTGACATATATATGCCCTTCGTGCGTTTTAGTTCTGCAATTCACTAGGGGGTGGCATCGGGAGGTAAATTATCATTGACTTACCACTGTTGCATTTAACGTGGAATATCGGATTACTAACTGGGATAAGATCAGAGAGGTTCTGATTTTATGAATTATGCCACAATGGAGCATGGGCCGCATGCAGTCAAAATTATGCACAAGCAAACCATATCTCATACGTGTATGCAGTTGTTTGGGGTGGTGGTTATTCTAGCTAATCTCACTCTGCAATATTGTGATTGAAAGTCGTGAAATACTTCAGaaaagaattgagttttttCAAGCCTGCGGATCGGTGCTGCAAAATACTTGTAAACACATGAAACATTctgatatttaaattagtaagacgtaaaaacagaaaaataatatacgttaaataaaaaatagcaggaaaatataaaagaaattgtatGTTTTAGAAAATCTTGAGTGATCGTTTgtagttttagaaattattttgtgGTTGTTTGTAGttttattagaatttaaatGGTTGTTGATGGTTCATGAAATTGTTGAGTGCTTAATAGTGATTCTTAGAATTGTTGGGAGATTAATGATCATGTATAAGATTGCATGACCAAGCTTTTAATGGTTATGTATGGCACCCAAGACTTATATGACCTTCTTATCCTTACATGTGACTAGGGTATTTATGCACTCGATTCTTGAATTTACTATATGAAGAAGGAAATAATTTTCCTAGAAAGTTGAGAGTTGTTGTGCTATGCATATCATTGGTAAAGGTATTGGCAATTACAATATTAGGACATAACCGTTGGTTAGAAAAGCGGTGCCTGCATTGGTTGACATTAGGTAAGCTCATACGACCTAAACAATCAGCATGGTTGGCATGTACgtgcaatctttttttatatataatttttctgaaTCATCACAAACCTTATCTTCAACTGTAATGATATTAAGTGTAATTGGTCTTAATGAAACTATCATTTAATAATTAGCtttaaatttactaaaatttatGACATAGTATACAtacttgtgtttttatttagaagCAGGATAAATACTtgtttaaactataaaataatttattttggtttgctttctataagattatcttggtctcataacCCAAGTTATGAGTTTTGCGGGTTAACTTGGGTAGACTCAGGTCATTttattgtatcttttttttagattgagttttttttttaatttcatcattcaacaatgagtttattgagaattgatttttataatttattttaattttatttctataaagttatcttagtctcatgattTAGATTGAAAGTTTGACAAGCTAACCCATATTGAATTAGGtctttttcttagtttattttgtaTGAGGATAACATGATCTCATAACCCAATTAATAGGTGGGGTGTGCTAACCTGACTTGACTAGGgttattttttgtgtcttttttaattgttttttttttcattttcatcattcaatattggattggtaatgaattaggcttcataatttattttgatttactttctctAAGGTTATCTTATGACCCGAGTTTTAGGTTTGATAAATTAACTCGGattgaatcaaaattttttttgggtctttttctaaattaatttttgttctacaatttcatcattcaacactagattgattaaagattgagcttcataatttatttcaatttgctttatttagggttatcatggtctcatcacTCTGGCTATAGATTTgacaagtcaactcgggttgactcaagttgatcaaatatgtttatgtatcaatcttttaaaaaagaatgtcATCTTGAATTCGTTTTAGTTAAATTACGATTTTATTGGCCATCTAGGTTATCTTTAGACCTACCAAGTCAATCAGGTCACATTAAGTTAATCCCcgtatgatttatattttttcctactagaaaaacattagtaatgcttgaatattttttacattaaaaaaaaacttgatccaACTTGCAGCATAACGTAAGCCAACAATCTAGAATTAGATGAAAGAGCATGTATTGTATAGTTTATCATAACAAAACCAttctatttaaattatatatccaATATTAAACCGGAGAACATACAAGTTTAGATAAAAGCATGTCTTGACAAACttgaaatcaaaactaaaaacatataaagattCTAGCATGCATACAAAACATATATTCAAAGAAgcataagatataaaaatacaattctaGTATgcatattaatatgttttaatcaaaacaaagagAGATACTTACTTGttgaaacattttaaaataacaaagcttTTGTTGTTATCAATGATGAATCCTttattcttaagattttattgcTCCTCTCTTAGTGCAACTAAAATGTTTGTAATAAATCTTATAAGATTTCAACATTACCAATTTATTTAGATACACTTTTAAATAAGGTCTacgaacaaaaaataatgaaata from the Populus nigra chromosome 1, ddPopNigr1.1, whole genome shotgun sequence genome contains:
- the LOC133696610 gene encoding glycine-rich protein 23-like; translated protein: MRLQHLAFSFSPTKIFNKFSTFAHACNFEVSLGQVPFGSDGGGGGGELSIGGGGGDLAIGGGDLAIGGGGDLTIGGGGDMTIGGGGDLTIGGGGDMTIGGGGGGGLTLGGGGLTLGGGGGGLTLGGGGGGLTLGGGGGLTLGRGGGGLTLGGGGGGLTLGGGGGGLTLGGGGGGGLTLGGGGGLTLGGGGLTFGGGGGGLTLGGGGGGLTLGGGGDLTLGGGGLTLGGGGGGLTLGGGGGGLTLGGGGDLTLGGDGGQYSAELSKAKNKM